From Carya illinoinensis cultivar Pawnee chromosome 5, C.illinoinensisPawnee_v1, whole genome shotgun sequence, one genomic window encodes:
- the LOC122310818 gene encoding probable receptor-like protein kinase At5g24010 — protein sequence MIRSYKRKDRKPNTESDSNYLHYFADDPRGLRSDIVLHRCQLIYFNFQSHAKMTPTHPLTGETNFNKFGPPTAKLLANLAHRHNEVPNTRVVLILQCFSSMWEAVIKGGKWGPAIAHFHSTICTHYRHFHFQETQIYKPLQEPPKDFVNMVTKAIRFLPLIIASLVSLSSSFTPSDNYLLNCGSPNNTSIYNRLFLADSTKPGSDFLSAEQSISLKNQLPSPNSPTLYHTARVFTCSSGYRFSIKKNGTHLVRFHFSPFVAKGYDLTLANFSVLVNGNLILGGLHLNNTDTVLREYILKIDKTVVEIVFTPSNESGFGFVNAIEIFSAPRDFIVDEGVKLLSADGSKVYKNLSSRVLETVTRINVGGPKVTPFNDTLWRTWIPDDDYLVLKSAARLVNTTHPPNYQTGGASRDIAPDSVYMTAQEMNRENPNFNARFNITWNFPVGSDCARYLVRLHFCDIVSRGLNLLYFNVYINGYLACEDLDLSTVYHALASPVYFDVIVDSGDSTVVQVSVGPSILSSTSAMNAILNGAEIMKILGQENSEISTKEKNIWIIVGLVVGFVGLCLVLLALLLVMKCRKKKPKPKPAESVGWTPLRVNGGSSHSRMSERTAYVSPGPNGYLAMRIPFADLQFATNNFDKSLIIGSGGFGMVYKGVLRDNTKVAVKRGVPGSRQGLPEFQTEITILSKIRHRHLVSLVGYCEEQSEMILVYEYVEKGPLKKHLYSSGFPPLSWKQRLEICIGSARGLHYLHTGSAQGIIHRDIKSTNILLDENYVAKVADFGLSRSGPCLNETHVSTGVKGSFGYLDPEYFRRQQLTDKSDVYSFGVVLFEVLCARPAVDPLLSREQVNLAEWAMQWQKKGMLEQIIDPHLAGQIEPSSLKKFGETAEKCLADYGVDRPTMGDVLWNLEYALQLQETGQKRGPSEGSSIDGPNPRTHGIVPQIPSSNIRTDGEGGNHNSDISTTEVFSQLVTNDGR from the coding sequence ATGATTCGCAGTTATAAAAGGAAGGATCGGAAGCCGAATACGGAGTCGGACTCGAACTATTTGCACTATTTTGCAGACGATCCACGAGGTTTGCGAAGCGACATCGTCCTGCATAGGTGTCAACTCATCTATTTCAACTTTCAAAGTCACGCAAAGATGACACCCACCCACCCACTAACCGGAGAAACAAATTTCAACAAATTTGGCCCACCAACAGCAAAACTTTTGGCAAATTTGGCCCACCGCCACAATGAAGTGCCAAATACGAGAGTAGTGCTGATCCTGCAATGCTTTTCTAGCATGTGGGAGGCAGTCATTAAGGGGGGGAAATGGGGACCAGCTATCGCCCACTTCCACTCAACTATATGTACACACTACAGACACTTTCACTTCCAAGAGACCCAAATTTATAAACCTCTTCAGGAACCCCCAAAAGACTTTGTCAACATGGTGACCAAAGCCATTCGCTTCCTCCCTCTGATTATCGCATCTCTCGTCTCCTTATCGAGCTCTTTTACTCCATCAGACAACTACCTCCTCAACTGTGGCTCGCCTAACAACACTTCTATCTACAACCGTCTCTTTCTCGCAGATTCAACGAAACCCGGTTCGGATTTTCTCTCTGCAGAACAGTCCATTTCGCTCAAGAACCAATTACCATCACCAAATTCACCTACTTTGTACCATACAGCCAGGGTTTTCACCTGCAGTTCTGGCTACAGATTCAGCATCAAGAAAAATGGGACTCACTTGGTACGTTTCCATTTCTCGCCTTTTGTAGCTAAAGGCTATGATTTAACTTTAGCAAATTTTAGTGTTCTGGTTAATGGGAATTTAATTCTTGGAGGTTTGCATTTGAATAACACCGACACTGTCCTGAGAGAATATatcttaaaaatagataaaactgTGGTGGAAATTGTATTCACACCTAGTAATGAATCGGGTTTCGGGTTCGTTAATGCAATCGAAATTTTTTCGGCTCCTAGGGACTTTATAGTCGATGAGGGAGTGAAGTTACTTAGTGCTGATGGAAGTAAAGTGTACAAGAATCTTTCATCACGGGTCTTAGAGACAGTTACTAGGATTAACGTCGGAGGTCCAAAAGTTACTCCTTTTAATGATACCCTTTGGAGGACTTGGATTCCTGATGACGATTATCTTGTTCTGAAATCTGCTGCAAGGCTTGTGAACACTACCCACCCGCCAAATTATCAAACTGGAGGTGCGAGTCGAGATATTGCTCCAGACAGTGTGTATATGACTGCTCAAGAAATGAACAGGGAAAACCCGAATTTTAATGCAAGGTTTAATATCACTTGGAATTTTCCAGTGGGTTCAGATTGTGCTCGATATTTGGTTCGATTGCATTTCTGTGATATTGTTAGTCGGGGGCTTAACTTGCTGTACTTCAATGTTTATATCAATGGTTACCTTGCATGTGAGGATCTTGATTTATCGACTGTGTACCATGCGCTTGCATCTCCAGTCTATTTTGATGTCATTGTGGATTCGGGTGATTCCACAGTTGTGCAAGTAAGTGTAGGTCCTTCGATTCTCAGCAGCACTTCGGCAATGAATGCAATTCTGAATGGGGCAGAGATTATGAAGATTTTAGGTCAGGAGAATTCAGAAATTAGTACTAAGGAGAAGAATATCTGGATTATAGTGGGTTTGGTTGTTGGTTTTGTTGGTTTATGTTTGGTATTGCTTGCACTACTGCTTGTTATGAAATGCCggaagaagaaaccaaaaccaaaacctgCAGAAAGTGTGGGGTGGACACCGTTACGTGTAAATGGAGGCAGTTCTCACAGTAGAATGTCTGAAAGAACAGCCTATGTATCTCCTGGCCCAAATGGATACTTAGCCATGAGAATCCCTTTTGCTGATCTACAATTTGCAACTAACAATTTTGACAAAAGTCTGATTATAGGCTCTGGTGGATTTGGCATGGTTTACAAGGGGGTTCTTCGAGACAATACAAAGGTCGCTGTGAAGAGAGGTGTGCCAGGATCCAGGCAGGGCCTTCCAGAATTCCAGACTGAAATAACAATTCTGTCGAAAATTCGCCACCGACATCTTGTTTCTCTTGTTGGGTATTGTGAAGAACAATCAGAAATGATATTAGTGTATGAATATGTGGAGAAGGGGCCATTGAAAAAGCATTTGTACAGTTCAGGGTTTCCACCTTTGTCTTGGAAGCAGCGGCTTGAAATATGCATTGGCTCAGCTCGAGGTCTTCACTACCTTCATACAGGTTCAGCCCAAGGAATTATCCATCGTGACATTAAATCGACCAACATATTGCTTGATGAGAATTATGTGGCCAAGGTTGCTGATTTTGGTCTTTCAAGATCTGGCCCTTGTCTCAACGAAACCCATGTAAGTACAGGTGTAAAGGGTAGTTTTGGATATCTTGATCCTGAGTATTTCCGGAGGCAGCAGCTTACAGATAAGTCAGATGTTTATTCATTTGGGGTTGTGCTTTTTGAAGTTCTTTGTGCTAGACCTGCTGTTGATCCATTGCTTTCTAGGGAACAAGTGAATTTAGCTGAATGGGCAATGCAATGGCAGAAGAAGGGCATGCTCGAGCAAATTATTGATCCTCATCTTGCTGGACAGATAGAACCGAGCTCTTTGAAGAAATTTGGAGAAACAGCAGAGAAATGTTTGGCAGACTATGGTGTTGATAGGCCAACCATGGGTGACGTGTTATGGAATCTGGAATATGCACTTCAGCTTCAGGAAACCGGACAAAAAAGAGGACCTAGTGAAGGCAGCAGTATTGATGGGCCTAATCCCCGAACACATGGAATCGTTCCCCAAATCCCATCCAGTAACATAAGAACGGATGGTGAAGGTGGTAATCATAACTCAGACATATCTACAACtgaagtattttcccagttggTGACTAATGATGGAAGATAG